In Bos indicus isolate NIAB-ARS_2022 breed Sahiwal x Tharparkar chromosome 10, NIAB-ARS_B.indTharparkar_mat_pri_1.0, whole genome shotgun sequence, the DNA window ctgctgctgctgctaagtcgcttcagtcgtgttcaaccctgtgcgaccccatagatggcagcccaccaggctcccctgtccctggggttctccaggcaagaacactggagtgggttgccatttccttctccaatgcatgaaagtgaaaagtgaaagtgaagttgctcagtcatgtctgacttttaacgatcccatggactgcagcctaccaggaggTAGGTAggaggtccatgggattttccaggcaagagtactggagtagggtgccattgctaaCCCCCAAACctcagtccatccctcccctcccctccaaaagTTTTGCTATTCTAAATAGAGCTGTAATAAATATCCTtgtacaagaaaataaatctttgggctcattttaaattatttccttaagataACCCCCAGAGTGAGAATTATTATGCAAACAAGATTGAGCACATTTAAGGTGGTTCAATATACTTTATTAGTTTCCAGaaatacatcagtatctctttttaTTGAACTTGGGGGAAAATGTGAGAGCTTAAGATTTCTAACAACTTTGTAACTTGCTTCACATTTATTCACTTCATCCTGGTCCTCTGCATGTATCAGAACTCAAAAATGCTTGAAatcctcaaaaagaaaaagaaaaacaacaacaaaaaaacggGAAGGCAATGTTATTCTCCAAACAGctagagggaaagaaatgaatatatGTTGAGCTCCTACTATGAGTTAAGCTCAAACTGGGTGCTTTATGGGGATcatctccttttattttctggggGTGAGCATCAGAATCCCTATTGTCCCAGTTTAATTTGTTCTTAGGCCTCTGGCTCCCCTCCTACTAGAACGGAAGGGCAAGGACCTTATCTCTGTTACTCACGCTGATTCATAGCCTGTGACATACTAGGTGTTCatcaaatatctgttgaatggaAAATGAACTAAATTGGAGGGTGATGGAGAGTCTGGAGGCTTAGGAGTGCAGTGGAGGATTATGTTTTGGAGCATTTGTGGGAAGAATGCATGAGTGATAACTAGTCCAGCTCTGGGAAGAGATAATTGGGTACTCAGGGAGAGCTGAGTAATGACCAGTCGAGCAAAACTCTTACTGGGGTTGTACCTCAGCAAAAGTACTAGGGAAACCTATTTAAtaccatttacattttatatgatTATTTCCTTTACATCCTCCTTTATCTAACAGAATgccttccttaaaaaattaaagatgtattCTTAGTTTTAAGAAATTCACTagaagacttccttggtggctcagtggtaaagaatccacctgccaatgcaggagacacaggttcaatccctaatccgggaaaatcccacatgcctcggagcaactaagctcatgcaccacaactactgagcctgagctctagagccagTACTCTACAACAAGAAAAGTcacggcaatgagaagctcaAACACCACAACCAGAGGGTAGGCtctgttcaccacaactagagaaagtccacacatggcagtgaagacccagtacagcccaaaataaaatttttaaaaaaatttaaaaagaaatctgctaGAATTTGCTGAGGGAGGCTTGGGGAGATAACTATGAGGGCTTTTGTGGAGGTAGTCAACACATGAGCCACAGAAGATGAAAGTCAAGTCCACGAGGCAAGGACAAAGGACTCATCCAGTATGTGCAAAGCACAAAATATGAGACAACTCAGTATATCTTGAAATGCAAGCAGTTTGAAGAGGATTGGCTTATAGGTGCATGATAAGTGCAAAGTGGCAAGGAATGTGTTACAAGAGGTAAATTTATTCAGATCATTAAAAATCCTTTTGCCATATTAATAAGGGGGAGCTTTCAGTTAGGGATGATGTGATCAATTTTGCATTTCACCAGATTTATGATGAAagcaacatggaaaagaaattaggAGTTGGGCTGGAGGTAGGGAAACTAGAGTCTTCTCAATGTGAGAGACAGGGAACCTGATATAAGATACAGACTGTGAGCATGAAAAAAAGAGGGGGTAAGTTTGAAGGTTCCATTAGAAGTAGAATTGATTAGACTTGGTGAGGGATTAGATTTGGAGAACAGAGAGGACAAACTTAAGGGCAATGGTCTTGTTTTCTGAGTCACGGGTAAAGAAACATGTCATGCACAGAAATACAGAGGCCAGGAGAAAgaacagaatttaaaatagaagataattttcagttttcagtctGGCATATAAGGAGCTTAGAAGTTCTTCTCACTTCTGTCCTTACAAGTAGGATGAACAGAAAATCAAAAACCAAGAGAAAATCTTGAAGGAAGCCTGAGGGGTAGAAGTGGGTACATCTTATTTATAGAGGAGCAAGGATAAGAATTACATtgggggaatttcctggtggtccagtgattaggaccaTGTGCTTTCACTGTtagggccaggttcaatccctggttggggaactaagaccctgcaaccCATGCGGGgaggccaaaataataataattacatcaGACTTCTTCAGAAACCAAGAAGAGAGCACAGTAAAATGTCTAAagtgttgaaggaaaaaaaagtccatCAACCTAGACTTCTGTATCCAACAAGATTCTCTCTCAAAAGTGAAGAAGTAACACTTTTTCAGGCAAACAAAAATTGAGGGAGTTTGCAGCCAGAAGATCTGACTTGCAAGATATGCtaaaagaaattcttcagaaaagaaggaaaacgaCATAGGCCAGAAACTCAGATCTACATAAAGGCAGAACTTTagggaaaagaataaagataaaattaaaaagtcgGGTAACTAGAATTTCATAGATGTCCGATTTGAGTACTTTAGAACTTGCAGCTAGATGTCCCGCGGGCAGTCGAATACGGCTCTGCAGGGAGGAGTATAGGGGCCATTATCTCTAAGGAGATGGCCCATGGAAAGGGTAGTTTCACTAAATCGCTGTAAGGCGGTCAGAGCAGATAattaattcagaaaacaaagaatacaCACTGTGTGTCAAGGTTCTGTCCCTGGAAATAAGGAGAGACTCCAGGAAGGGTGACAAGGAGAAAGACAAGTTATATGAGGGGGCTGACTGGAGTAAGCGCACAACAGAATTCGAAAAGGGaaatctgttattatttttagCACTACAcgcctttaaaaaatatatcaaacacagaaaaacacaaaaaattacCTACAGTCTCACCATCTAGAAAAAAGTTAACTATCTGAcgtattttttttcaaactttgtattttattttttaagggcgGGCGCCCTCTCCTGTTCTGTGAAAAGAGCCGAACCCTTACTGGAAGCCGCGCACCGCCCGGGGAAGGCTTTGAAGACGCTGGGATTTAAGGAATCGGATTAGAGAGGCTGAAGACGATGGAGAGGGAAACTGGCACGAACCTCCCTTTGCAGACTAGAAATTCAAAGAACGAAGCGCTTTCTCTGCAGGCTCCCCGAAATAATGCACCGGTCGGGGGCGGAGCCCAGATCAGCGGCCCCGTCCACCCCGAAGCTGTCGGAAGTGCGCGGAAGCGAGGGCGGGGACCAGCAGCGGCGCCGGATCTGCCCGGGCGTGGCCTTGTGACGCGACGTAACGTATCCCCTGTCTGGCGGCCCATTGGTTCGCCACTACCACCCTTTTCCCGGGTAGGAGAACTGGTCGCAGAGCCGGAAGCGAGGTAGACTTCGGGTTTGAGACAGCGGCGGCGTTTCAGGCAGAGCGGTCTAGTGCCAGTGGAGCTGGCCAGCCTCTCCATTCAGGCTCCATCCCGAGTTGGAGAGAAACAGGATTCTGGTGGCCCTTGGGAGGCGCAGAGTCGGATAGCCAAGTATCCGTTGCAAACAAATAGCGGAGCTAGTGAGGGCCACCGGAAGCCCCGCCCCTGGGAGGAGTCGGGAAGCCGCGCCGAGGAGGTAGGAACCCAAAGAGACGGCCCCTGGGGTGGGGTCCGCCTGCCATGGCCACACCCCCGGGGGCCGGTCCCGCTGCTCTTCGCTTTGTAGCTGCTGCCAGCTGGCAAGTCATTCGCGGACGCTGCGTGGAGCATTTTCCCCGAGTAGTGGAGTTTCTGCGATACCTGCGCGCTGCTGCCCCTGGCTTGGTTCGCTACCGGCATCATGAACGCCTGTGTATGGGCCTAAAGGCCAAGGTATTGGAACCAATAGGACCTGGTAGAAGGGATAGGGATCGACTACTTGGGGGTGGAACCGGTAGGAAAAGGGCAGTTTGCTCCGACGTGGGCTTTCTGAGCTCAGTACCCTCCACAGTTGGTGGTGGACCTCATCCTGCAGGGCCGGCCTTGGGCCCAGGTTCTAAATGCCCTACATCACCACTTCCCAGAGTCTGGACCTGTAGTGCGGGACCCCAAAATCGTGAGTAACCCTTGAAGCGAGCCCTACCCCGGTTAATACCTGATGCAGCAAAGTTGCTTCTCTTCGTGGTCACTGGATACTGGTGCCCCTAACCTGTTTGCCTTCCTTACCCTCGACAGACAAAGCAGGATCTGAGGAAGATATCGGAGGCTCAGGAAACCTTTTGCCAGCAGGTGAAGCAGCTGGCAGAAGCCCCTGTTGATTTGGCCTCGAAGCTGCAGGTGGGACTGGCTGCTTTGGAAGCAGTGGTGTAGCTGTTGTCTCTAGCCCTCTCTGACCTGCTGCTTTTCCTCCTGCAGGAACTTGAACAAGAGTATGGGGAAACTTTTATGGCAGCCATGGAAAAGctgttttttgaatatttgtgTCAGCTGGAAAAAGCACTGCCTACGCTGCAGGCACAGCAGGTTTTGTTGGGGCAAAACACTTAAGGGCAGAATGCTGGGATGGCAGGTGGGGTTGTAACAAGGCCTGTGGTCTTCATGCCTCTCTCCCTTCTCACAGCTTCAGGATGTGCTGAGCTGGATGCAGCCTGGAGTTTCTATTACTTCTTCTTTTGTCTTGAGCCAATATGGTGTGGACATGGGGTGGCCACTTCCAGGTACCAGGACCATGTGGGAGAACTAAGAATTTGGGGGGTGGAGTTTTAGCTTGAGACCTTTTGAGACAGCCCACTGGAAGGGTTACATCGGCCTGAGGTATAAGAAACCAAGCTGAGTGGATGTGTTcgaattttagctttttaagaagccttgttttcttcttcagagtACTCTGCTACTGATTCAGTGAACACGACAGAGCCCTCAGAGCAGAGTCCTCCTCAGCAACCAAGACCAGCACTCCACGACCCTCTGCCAAAAGCCTCTCCTGGCCCACTGCTTCCTCAGGGACCAGCCTCGAGGAAGCATCCGGAACCTCTGACAGGCCACCATTTCAATCTGGCCCCTCTAGGCCGGCGAAGAATCCAGCCCCAGTGGGCACCCACTAGCAGAGGCCATAAGGAGCGCCCCACAGTCATGCTGCTCCCCTTCAGGGACGTGGGTTCACCAGCCCAGGTCACATCTAAGCCTGGGAAGAGCAAAGATGGCACACATACAGCAGATGCAGCCGGTGCTGTGGGCACCAGAGCACCCTCGACCGGGAAGTCTAAGAGTCCATCTGAGACCCTGGGAGGAAGAGCTCTGAAGGAGAATCCAACTGACTCATCTGCGTCGGAGCAAAAGGAGTGAGTAGAACAGCTGCATCTCCCTACTAGCAGCACGTGCCCTGCCCGCTTTCCTTTCACCCTGTCTTTGCTTGCTCCCACCTCAGGAACTGCCACATGGACTGCCACATGGAACCACTTAGACTGTCATTATCACCTCCTAGGAAGTCAGGTAGGTATCCTGAGTCAGAACCAGATCAAACAGCCCTTCCTCCTGGGGACTTCTGAGGATCTGTGTTCACTGAGGAGAGTGCCTGGACTCTGCTTTTCTCCCTACAGTGTGTCCTCCATCTCTGTACAGCTCTGACATTACCATAGGGGACCTGGTTTTGGACTCTGACGAGGAAGAAGATGGCCAGAGGGAAAGAAGAGTGAGTAGGAAAGCTGGGAAGTGGATGGGTGGGCAGAACAAGACAGAAAGTGACATGCTCTAGGATATGGAGGGCTCAGGGCACGTTTCAATGATGATAGGATCTCCCTGCTCCCTTCTCTGCAGGAATCTCTGGAAAACTATCAGAAGACAAAGTTTGACACCCTGATCCCCACCTTCTGTGAATATCTACCCTCTTCTGGCCCCAGCACTGTGTCTATCCCCTTCCCTGACTGTACAGACAGTTCTAGACTCCTGTGATAAGACTGAAATGCTCACGACATTCTGCCTGTCTCCTTTCTCTCATACAGTTTAGTGGGGATAAAGTGAAAGCCTGGGCTTGGGTTGCCCGACTATAATGCTGAAGTTACTTTGTAATGCTTGATAATTAAATTTTGGATTTGTTAAACACTGTCTTGATGCAAGGAAGGGGAATGAAGCCTTCTCTAAGGTCTAGGTAGGTCATTCTTGAGAAACATAACCAGCCTCTCTGGGGCTGGAAGCTGATCCTTTTGCCATTTTACTTCCCTTGGAGAGTGTTGTTCAGACATGTCCAATTACCAGGGCTGAGAGCCTGGAAGAAAAATTTCCTTTTGCTATTCTGAAAATACTCTGTGGTCCGATGCCAGAATATACTTTGTAAATTCTCATGCTGCCAGGTTCGTTGCAGGTAGTGGCTCTAGAATGGAGATGTTTCACGGGAAGGGTACTCACTGTCCCTGACTCTACTGGGTCAGTGCCGGCTCCACTTGCCCTGGGGTAGCACCCAGATGCCAGCCTTATGCAGAAAATCCCAGAATCTCAAAGTCATTGGGATCTCTCTTTATTGAGGtatttaaattatgtaaatacTTCCACGCTTTGTAGATATTCAGAGGTCTATTTAATGAATCCGATTAACAAAACATGATTCTAAAAGCCTACCTCTACCAGAACCAAGGCCACATAAAACATTTATGTATGAATCAGCCTCTCTTTTCAATCCTCTTCAGAATGCTGGGTCCCCAGATTCCCACTTGATTCTCTCAGCTTCCTTTTCTCAGCC includes these proteins:
- the TINF2 gene encoding TERF1-interacting nuclear factor 2 isoform X3 yields the protein MGLKAKLVVDLILQGRPWAQVLNALHHHFPESGPVVRDPKITKQDLRKISEAQETFCQQVKQLAEAPVDLASKLQELEQEYGETFMAAMEKLFFEYLCQLEKALPTLQAQQLQDVLSWMQPGVSITSSFVLSQYGVDMGWPLPEYSATDSVNTTEPSEQSPPQQPRPALHDPLPKASPGPLLPQGPASRKHPEPLTGHHFNLAPLGRRRIQPQWAPTSRGHKERPTVMLLPFRDVGSPAQVTSKPGKSKDGTHTADAAGAVGTRAPSTGKSKSPSETLGGRALKENPTDSSASEQKENCHMDCHMEPLRLSLSPPRKSVCPPSLYSSDITIGDLVLDSDEEEDGQRERRDPPYVPSLPKALATSPGQLQPPSCKVRSTVKRQHGCPKPSRRSQRPSSMLTGTQEP
- the TINF2 gene encoding TERF1-interacting nuclear factor 2 isoform X1 translates to MATPPGAGPAALRFVAAASWQVIRGRCVEHFPRVVEFLRYLRAAAPGLVRYRHHERLCMGLKAKLVVDLILQGRPWAQVLNALHHHFPESGPVVRDPKITKQDLRKISEAQETFCQQVKQLAEAPVDLASKLQELEQEYGETFMAAMEKLFFEYLCQLEKALPTLQAQQLQDVLSWMQPGVSITSSFVLSQYGVDMGWPLPEYSATDSVNTTEPSEQSPPQQPRPALHDPLPKASPGPLLPQGPASRKHPEPLTGHHFNLAPLGRRRIQPQWAPTSRGHKERPTVMLLPFRDVGSPAQVTSKPGKSKDGTHTADAAGAVGTRAPSTGKSKSPSETLGGRALKENPTDSSASEQKENCHMDCHMEPLRLSLSPPRKSVCPPSLYSSDITIGDLVLDSDEEEDGQRERRDPPYVPSLPKALATSPGQLQPPSCKVRSTVKRQHGCPKPSRRSQRPSSMLTGTQEP
- the TINF2 gene encoding TERF1-interacting nuclear factor 2 isoform X2: MATPPGAGPAALRFVAAASWQVIRGRCVEHFPRVVEFLRYLRAAAPGLVRYRHHERLCMGLKAKLVVDLILQGRPWAQVLNALHHHFPESGPVVRDPKITKQDLRKISEAQETFCQQVKQLAEAPVDLASKLQELEQEYGETFMAAMEKLFFEYLCQLEKALPTLQAQQLQDVLSWMQPGVSITSSFVLSQYGVDMGWPLPEYSATDSVNTTEPSEQSPPQQPRPALHDPLPKASPGPLLPQGPASRKHPEPLTGHHFNLAPLGRRRIQPQWAPTSRGHKERPTVMLLPFRDVGSPAQVTSKPGKSKDGTHTADAAGAVGTRAPSTGKSKSPSETLGGRALKENPTDSSASEQKENCHMDCHMEPLRLSLSPPRKSVCPPSLYSSDITIGDLVLDSDEEEDGQRERRESLENYQKTKFDTLIPTFCEYLPSSGPSTVSIPFPDCTDSSRLL